The genomic interval GGAAATGAAGGATCAATTGGGTACGGAGACTTTTGAAGTCCGAGCCAATGCGGTTGTCAATGCCGCTGGCTCGTGGGCGCAGAATGTGGTTGGGCTGCAGGACCCTCATGCGCGCCAATTACAAACGCTGGATGCAGGCTCGCATTTAATAGTTAGAAACTTTTTTGAACAGCAGTTGAAGAGCGGATTTTTTGCCGAATTCAAGGATGGCCGACTGGTATTTATCCTCCCGCACGGGGAGAATCTCCTTATCGGGACTACCTCTGAAGGGAAAAGAGAATCCTTAGCAAATGTTTTTCCCTTACCGGAGCACAACCAATACTTGCTGGACGGCGTAAATGGGCTTTTTCCGTTTGCCAACCTTGTCCCCGCGGATATTATTTTTGCTTATTCCGCGCACCGGGCGCTTTACAAAGACCCCAAGGCGAAAAATGCTGATGGGCTTTCCCGTGAACATGCGGTATTTGTTTCCCCGCAGGGATTGATTACGATTATTGGAGGGAAAATTACCGCTTCTCCGCTGATCGGCGAACAAGTCGCAAAATTGGCCGCCAAAAAGAGCAACCGTCCTTTTGAAAAGATTCCTATTGATGGCCTCCTCTATGGAGCAACCGATAGTTTTGATGTTTTTATGAGGGAAGAACTTCCGGCCTTGTCTGAAAAGTTTTTGGCTGATAAAAGGCTTTGTCGGCATCTCTTGTTAAAATACGGAAAGTTTGCCAGAGAAGTTTTAGAGGCGGCGGAAGGAGACAAAACTTTACTGGAGCCCCTGGAACCTTGGGCATTTGATATTGGCGCGCAGGTGGTTTATGCGGTGAGGCACGAAATGGCGCTAAAGGTAACAGATGTATTATCGCGTCGAATCCGGCTCGAAAGAGAAGTTGGAAACGGTCTCGTCGCTTCGGAACGTGTAGCAGAGATCATGGCCAAAGAACTGGGCTGGCCAGAAGAAGAAGCGGCTGCTCATGTGAGTAGTTATAAAGAAAAGGTCCAGAGAGGCAAAGCGGCGCCAAGGCCGCCAGCAGGCTAAGCGTTTTTAGCGTGCCATCTTAAAGTGCGTCCATAATTTTTTTGAACCATTTTTTGAGCTTAGAAGCCATCGTTGCAAGATAGGATTTCCATTAAACTTTTCTTCTCCCATTCGCTTGGTTCTAATGACTTTGCAGAGTCCTCCGCACTTTAGGGCGGGGATTCCATTAAGAGGATTTTGGGATCAATGTGATTGCGGTTGGCAGGGCTTTCATTTTTCTGTATTCCTTGCGCGCCAAGGTATTACGGGCAATTAAAAATAGTTTACTCCAAAGTGAAATTTCGGGGGGCTGTAGATATATATGTGAGGCCAAAGGAGAATAGGCAATCAATAGAAAAAATAGATTGATTTTTCAAAGGTCTCGCAGGAGGGGTTGAAAAAGTCAACGGAAAGAATTTCAAAGAAATAAGGAGGCTTAAAATGACAAAGACAAATATAGTGGGTGTAGTAAGATCCAGAATGACAGCTTTCGAACAGGTATGCGGTTCTTTTGCGGATCGAGAAAGAGGATTGGCTCTTACAGTCGGGAGGCCGGATGGAACAAGAATAAGATTGAGAGATGCCACATATCAGGATGTCACATATCGGCTAGGGAATAATCCACATGAGGATAGGTGCGTTGAGATGGTAACGAGGTTGCGGCTTGAAAAAGAAGACTCGCTTGAAGTCCGTACTCCCGTTGGAATTTTGCTGTCAAACATAGAAATCTATGTGCCAAATAAAAAGAAATTTGCATCTCTTAATGAGAGTAGACTTTCTGATATAGATGCTGCAATGCAATTTGTTGATAATTTTTTGTTATATAATGCAATGTGCGCGGCAGCGGAAAAAGGCGGGCCTACGCCTAAAGATATTTCAAATATTGGCCTTGCTTTTGCTATGACCAAAAGAATACCTATTCCTGCAATGCATGAACGCAAGCCTGCGATGAAGGATGTATTTCCAATAGCGATAGGGCAAGCAGACGTAATCGTTAAAGAATTCCAGGCATTTTTAGACGCAGGATATTCAATGCCTTCCCCCCCTGTTATCGAAAAAGGTTGCTTCGGAATATTCTTATCTTGCTGACGATTACAAGCCGGCGCTTGTTGATAACGAAACTGACAAAACAGCTTATTGCGATTGGTTGAGCTATATAACCAGAAGGAAATTTAGATTATTAACTCAAGCTGAATGGGAGGTCGCGATAAAGCATAAAATTATCTTTCCTACTACTAATAAAGATGGAAACTCTAACCCTGTTGGCTTCATCCTTGCCGAGGATTAACAGGAACTCGATCCTGCCAAAGGCCGGCACGCGCCAAAATAATTCTTAAATAATTCTTAATCAACTGAAATTTTGGGAAGTACGGTACGATAAAAGAGTATGGCAGAAGGCGTACACTTTAGAATAGGCGGCAATGACGCATCTTCTTGGGAAAATGCGGCATCCTATGCGCTAAAAAATATTTGTGGGCGAGATCCGTCGTCAGCCAATATGGCTGGCGCCGAAAAAGCTTTGAAAGCGCAGAATGAGGCGCATCTAAAAGGAGAAGGCGCATACAGGATAAATCTTTCTCTCCCATCCGGCGCGGACCATAGGTTTTTTTCAAAATTAAGGCCAGGCGTCGAGATATACGTTGTTCCAGCCGAATTTTGCCAGAAAGATGAACCAAAGATTATCGTAAAAGAAGTTGAAATACCTTGCAAAGAAGCTCCTAAACCTATTCCAGCGCCTGATCCTATGCCTGTCCCTGCCCCAAAGCCAGAGCCAAAACCCGAGCCAGTTCCTGCGCCTAAGTCTACGCCTGTTCCCAAGGCTAAGCCAAAGCCTAAGCCTAAGCCTAAAGATAATGGAGGCAAAGTCACAATATGAGCGATCTTTCTGCAAGCCCGGTCTGCGCAAAATATTCTATTGCGCCCTCAAGACTAATGCCGGCCTCCGATAAAGAAGCGGCGGCAAGGGCGGAAGATATTATAAGCATCCTGAAGGAAATAGACGCGTTGTCCAAAGCGAAGGTACTAGTCGGCAGTATTTCCGGCATCTCATCTGCGGCGGTCAAGATCTTTGCGGGAACAAAACCCGACAAATGGTTAGATGATGTACGGTTTGAGAATTATATCCAAAAGAAGCTCGAGGCAGTAATCGAAAAGCTTAAAAGTAGAAAATTTGCGAATGATAAGATCAAATTTGAACAAATGCTTGCGATCTTGAAACCAGTTTTGGACGCGCTTTTGCAAATAAAAAGCAGCCTTTCCCCTGAATCAAAAAAGATATACGATGAAAAAACGCGCTCGCTTATAAGCAATATTACCACTGACGATATCATGAATGCCCTTGAACGCATCGCAGCAGGGATAGCCGGGAAATTTTCACAGAAAGAAAGAGCCGCGCTTGGGATAACAGATAATAAAACACCAAATTATTCAGTATTTGAAGCATACATTAGGAGGCAATGCATCCCATCTGCCGCGGTACCGAAGCTCGTCCTGCCGATCGATCCGCCTAAAAAAATCGAATCTCCCCCATCTTGGGTTTTTAATGCAAATGGAAGCATAGGCGGCGGATATTTGAGCGGAACCGCAGCGGGGCTTTCGTTAAGGGCCGACGTTAAAATTGGAAAACTTTCGATCTCTCTTGGATACCTTAATAAGGAAAGATTTTCCAACGGCTTTTTGCAGGAGGCCTTCGACAAGTATTACGCCGCCGCATCTTATCTTCTCGGAGATCTTGCGGTTGCCGGCGGGCCGCAGACTAATTATCACGCCATTGCGCGCGAATTCGAATTTGGAGGATTTGCTTCGGGAAGTTTTACAAAAAAGGCGCATTCCGCTTCATTACTTATCAATCCTTCGTCAAGAGGTATTTTTGCCGCGGGGAGATATGCGTACGACAAATATGGGGCGGTTGTGTCTTTTAGTTCTGTAAGCGGTGCGCAAGCGACCGTTTTCGCTTCATTTAATATTTGGAAATTAAGAGTTTCCCCTTTTGTGTCGGCAGATAAAAATGGATTTGGCGGAGGCTTGTCTGTTGGGGCAGGGTCTGAAAACCCGGCAAACAATTTATATCCCGAGAGGTTCACACAATGGCAGTAGCTGCAACAGTTAGAGCTCAAACTTTAGGAATAAGATATAGAGGATTTTCAAGGATCGCAGTAGAGCATCCGCGGCTCGCAAATATTGCAAAGTTTGGAACTCCTATTGCTTCTGCCGGATTTTCCGCATTCAGCTATTATTTATTAACATTCGCAGCGCTTATTCCTGATGCACTGATGACAGCGGGAGCTGGCTTTGGAGTTGGCGTCTTTTTAGCGGCGATCGGTTCTCTTGTTTCACAAAAAGGGCAAGCAGCTGCAGCGGCTGAAGAAAATTTGGCGCGTGCGGATGCCGCAGAAGCCGCGCTTCAGGCAAGCCGGCTTGCATTACTGGGAACGCAAGAGATGAACGTTCTTGGGCTCTCGGTAGATGCGCGTTTGAAATCGATAAGAAGAGAAATAGCTGACCTGAAAAGCGGCATAGAGAAAAATCAAAGTCTGCTGATAATCAGGCGTAAAGAGGTATCGCGGCAAAGCAAGATGGGCGAAACCCAGGATGCAATAATCGGAGCCGCAGCCAGAGAAGGTATTGAGCACGATGTCAAAACTTTGCCGGGCAGAATAGAAGGGCAAGAAAATGAATTAAGAGGGCTTGAGATCAGCGAAGCGCAGACGGAAAGGTCGCTATTTCCAAGCGCTCTCATTACAGACATCGAAGAATTGGGAAAAGGCGGGATGGGTCAGGTTCAGGTTGGATATTGTCCGAAACTCGGCAAAAAAGTGGTGCTAAAAACAATGCTTTCGGATAAGCTTGACAAAGAGGCATTAAGGGAAGCAAAGGAACGGTTTAAGAGAGAAGCCCTGTCCCAATCGCAGATATTTGACCCAAATGTCGCAAAAATTTATGGATATTCCGAAGAGACAAAGACCGACAGCGGCGGGCAAACATATATTGTTTACACTATTTACCAGGAATACATTGAAGGCATGGATCTTACAAAATATTTGGATGCGCTCGAGGGGCGGCCGCGGCCGGTGATCGATATCCTTAGCCTATTTTTACAGATCGCAAAGGGTGTTGCCGCGACGCACGCAAAAAACATTATCCACCGGGACCTTAAGCCTGACAATGTGAGGGTCAGCGGCTTGAAATTTGCAAAATTGATCGATTTTGGCATTGCCAAAGCGGCTAAAGAACACGGAGAAAACGCCGGAGGAACGCAGCTGACGGCGTCCGGGAATATTATAGGAACGCCGCAATACATGGCGCCCGAGCAAATTCTTCCTGGAGGCAGTAGGAGAATCGGCCCAAAAACGGACGTTTTTGCGCTCGGAATTATTTTATTTGAAATGCTTACGGGAAAGCGCCCTTATCAGGGAACCCAGATCGACCAATCATCCGGCGCTTGGGAGCAAGCAGACGAGCAATCGTTGCAATCCCTGCAAATCCTTCTCCGCACAATATCGGCTTTTGGCAACAGGACAGCGTATCCGTTCCCTGTAATTTCGAAAACTTTAGGGGAACACCATGAATTACAGATACTTGTTGAAAGAATGACAGAAAATAACGTCGAACAAAGAATTCCATTGAGCGAAGCGATCAAAGAAATTAATGAATTAATAGCCAATTTTTCTAAACAGAAGATTTTCGCAATCTAAATTTGAAAAGGCTTCAAAGCCCCGCTCACTATTATAGATATCACGGCATTGCTCCAAAGATACTATCTTCACCTCCTTAGGCCATCCAAAGGCGTGTAGTATTGTGCGGGTATGTTCAAAAGAAAGCTTTCAAACAATATTCTACCTTTCTTTAACGAGATTGCTTGAAGACACAAAATAAGAACGAGTTTTCTTCATCTAGAAAATGGTAAAATAGGCGCATGCTTTCCGAAAAAGAACAATTCGACATCTACGCGCGCGAACTAATAGAATGGAACAAAAAGTTCAATTTAACGGCCATAGCAGAAATTGAAGAAATTAAAAAACGCCATTTCGACGATTCGCTTTCAATTCTCCAGGCGATCGACTTAAAAGACGAAAAAGTCGTAGACATCGGGCCGGGCGCCGGGTTCCCGGGTATCCCATTAAAAATCGTACGACCAAATATAAAATTAACACTTGTTGAAGGGACCAGAAAAAAATCCGAATTCTTAACCCATATTGTAAAAACATTAGAGCTAAAAGATGTCGAGGTGGTTTGGGGCCGCGCTGAAGAGATCAATCGAAATAAAATATATTCCAACCAATTCGATGTCGCATTGGCCCGCGCGGTCGCAAAACTCCCCGCCCTTGCAGCATATGCTCTTCCATTCTTAAAATACGGCGGGATTTTTATCGCACAAAAGCAGAACGAAGTCGAAGAGGA from Candidatus Saganbacteria bacterium carries:
- a CDS encoding serine/threonine protein kinase, with the protein product MAVAATVRAQTLGIRYRGFSRIAVEHPRLANIAKFGTPIASAGFSAFSYYLLTFAALIPDALMTAGAGFGVGVFLAAIGSLVSQKGQAAAAAEENLARADAAEAALQASRLALLGTQEMNVLGLSVDARLKSIRREIADLKSGIEKNQSLLIIRRKEVSRQSKMGETQDAIIGAAAREGIEHDVKTLPGRIEGQENELRGLEISEAQTERSLFPSALITDIEELGKGGMGQVQVGYCPKLGKKVVLKTMLSDKLDKEALREAKERFKREALSQSQIFDPNVAKIYGYSEETKTDSGGQTYIVYTIYQEYIEGMDLTKYLDALEGRPRPVIDILSLFLQIAKGVAATHAKNIIHRDLKPDNVRVSGLKFAKLIDFGIAKAAKEHGENAGGTQLTASGNIIGTPQYMAPEQILPGGSRRIGPKTDVFALGIILFEMLTGKRPYQGTQIDQSSGAWEQADEQSLQSLQILLRTISAFGNRTAYPFPVISKTLGEHHELQILVERMTENNVEQRIPLSEAIKEINELIANFSKQKIFAI
- a CDS encoding glycerol-3-phosphate dehydrogenase/oxidase; protein product: MLNRLSSILKLRTNLHQGKRYDVAIVGGGIIGAAIAVSCARQGWSVLVVDKGDLAGETSANSTGLLHGGARYAEKLEFGMVLSAIRGREAFKRAAPHLVREVQYLVPAFSEGKHSYRKMQVGRWLYDATEWMGFSSFPRGRTANARELRLEDIPFAYGSIKGGSFFWDGQTDDHRLALTMLTTAAQYRAHVISRMECCGFIYSDGGKAQIIGLEMKDQLGTETFEVRANAVVNAAGSWAQNVVGLQDPHARQLQTLDAGSHLIVRNFFEQQLKSGFFAEFKDGRLVFILPHGENLLIGTTSEGKRESLANVFPLPEHNQYLLDGVNGLFPFANLVPADIIFAYSAHRALYKDPKAKNADGLSREHAVFVSPQGLITIIGGKITASPLIGEQVAKLAAKKSNRPFEKIPIDGLLYGATDSFDVFMREELPALSEKFLADKRLCRHLLLKYGKFAREVLEAAEGDKTLLEPLEPWAFDIGAQVVYAVRHEMALKVTDVLSRRIRLEREVGNGLVASERVAEIMAKELGWPEEEAAAHVSSYKEKVQRGKAAPRPPAG
- the rsmG gene encoding 16S rRNA (guanine(527)-N(7))-methyltransferase RsmG → MLSEKEQFDIYARELIEWNKKFNLTAIAEIEEIKKRHFDDSLSILQAIDLKDEKVVDIGPGAGFPGIPLKIVRPNIKLTLVEGTRKKSEFLTHIVKTLELKDVEVVWGRAEEINRNKIYSNQFDVALARAVAKLPALAAYALPFLKYGGIFIAQKQNEVEEEVKTAIGELNKLQGKLVEIKKVDVHGIVRSLVIIKRIVV